In Natrinema amylolyticum, the following are encoded in one genomic region:
- a CDS encoding class I adenylate-forming enzyme family protein gives MLAWPDETIYEGITAVAAARSDRRAVVFDGATWTYGDLLAESRALARGLADLGVSDGDVVAVWLGNRPEWIACQLATSYLGASMVAVNTRYRTHELEYMLADSGASVLVTEDELLGRDYHEMLSTAVPELEAQSPDEFDPDSVPDLEAVVSLEPSTDLPALRGYDDVLETGRSRVGDGFEPATDPEAPAAIFYTSGTTSDPKGCLQSSRSLLNHSAHVADHLGVTEDDVGVATLPFCGIWGYNTLFSVLATGGTLVAQTHFDPGETIRLVDEYDATYLTGLGVMFERMLEHDAFDASRVETVDKGVVGFISKGFDEALFERIESTFGFPVVQPYGLSEANSQIFVGDPADPAERRKRVGGPPIHPDIEAKIVDPETREELPTGEEGELAIRGYLLADGYLGKPEATAEAFDDEVPGSEATGESEDSSSGRWFYTGDLAEIDADGYVSYRSRLDDALRVRGFLVAPPEIQTAIEDHPDVRSCEVVGAPHPRHGEVPVAFVVPAASDGDEPTAAALETFLESRVADYKVPEAFEFVEAFPTTAGPNGEKVRKTALRERVRDRFEA, from the coding sequence ATGCTCGCGTGGCCAGACGAGACCATCTACGAGGGGATCACAGCGGTCGCGGCGGCCCGCTCCGACCGTCGAGCCGTCGTCTTCGACGGAGCGACGTGGACGTACGGAGACCTGCTCGCGGAGAGTCGTGCGCTCGCCCGCGGCCTCGCCGACCTCGGCGTCTCGGACGGCGACGTCGTCGCGGTCTGGCTCGGTAACCGCCCCGAGTGGATTGCCTGCCAGCTCGCGACCTCGTACCTCGGCGCGTCGATGGTCGCCGTCAACACCCGCTATCGGACGCACGAACTCGAGTATATGCTCGCGGACTCGGGCGCGAGCGTCCTCGTCACGGAAGACGAACTGCTCGGGCGGGACTACCACGAAATGCTGTCGACGGCCGTTCCCGAACTCGAGGCGCAGTCGCCCGACGAGTTCGATCCCGACTCGGTTCCGGACCTCGAGGCGGTCGTGAGCCTCGAGCCGTCGACGGACCTGCCGGCGCTTCGGGGCTACGACGACGTTCTGGAAACGGGGCGGTCACGGGTAGGGGACGGCTTCGAGCCGGCGACCGACCCCGAGGCACCGGCGGCGATCTTCTACACGAGCGGGACGACGAGCGATCCGAAGGGGTGTCTCCAGTCGAGTCGGTCGCTGTTGAACCATTCCGCCCACGTGGCGGATCACCTCGGCGTGACCGAGGACGACGTCGGCGTCGCGACGCTGCCGTTTTGTGGTATCTGGGGGTACAATACGCTCTTCAGCGTCCTCGCGACGGGCGGAACGCTCGTCGCGCAGACCCACTTCGATCCCGGCGAGACGATCCGGCTGGTCGACGAGTACGACGCGACCTATCTCACCGGCCTCGGCGTGATGTTCGAACGGATGCTCGAGCACGACGCGTTCGACGCGTCGCGCGTCGAGACGGTCGACAAGGGGGTCGTCGGCTTCATCAGCAAGGGGTTCGACGAGGCCCTGTTCGAGCGCATCGAGTCGACGTTCGGGTTTCCTGTGGTCCAGCCCTACGGTCTCTCGGAGGCCAATAGTCAGATCTTCGTCGGCGATCCGGCCGATCCCGCCGAGCGACGAAAACGGGTCGGCGGGCCGCCGATCCATCCGGATATCGAGGCGAAAATCGTCGATCCCGAGACGCGCGAGGAACTGCCGACCGGCGAGGAGGGGGAACTCGCTATTCGGGGCTATCTCCTCGCGGACGGCTACCTCGGGAAGCCCGAGGCGACCGCCGAGGCCTTCGACGATGAGGTCCCCGGGAGCGAAGCGACCGGGGAGTCGGAAGACTCGTCTTCCGGAAGATGGTTCTACACCGGCGATCTCGCCGAAATCGATGCGGACGGCTACGTCTCCTATCGCTCGCGGCTCGACGACGCGCTCCGAGTACGCGGCTTTCTCGTCGCGCCGCCCGAGATCCAGACCGCGATCGAGGACCATCCCGACGTGCGATCGTGCGAGGTCGTCGGCGCGCCGCATCCGCGCCACGGCGAGGTGCCGGTCGCATTCGTCGTTCCCGCCGCGTCCGACGGCGACGAGCCGACCGCTGCCGCCCTCGAGACGTTCCTCGAATCCCGCGTGGCCGACTACAAGGTCCCCGAGGCGTTCGAGTTCGTCGAGGCGTTCCCGACGACGGCGGGACCGAACGGAGAGAAGGTCCGAAAGACGGCGCTCCGAGAGCGGGTGCGAGATCGATTTGAAGCGTAG
- a CDS encoding MnhB domain-containing protein, producing the protein MSGSVDDTYTESQVIMTAVKIIAPFTLTYGLFMTFHGGDAPGGGFQGGTIVGVTVLMLAFAFGIEPTRRWLRNSFLVGIVTGGVVIFGAIGLGMIALGGKFLEFDQLYEVLHVKQKWGLEAVEIGGISLIVSGVIISLFFTMAAGFTPERPSGTGGVSGTDSAAEAPGSPDAEVSDDD; encoded by the coding sequence ATGTCCGGATCTGTCGACGATACCTACACCGAGAGTCAGGTGATCATGACCGCCGTCAAGATCATCGCACCGTTTACGCTCACGTACGGGCTGTTCATGACCTTCCACGGGGGCGACGCCCCCGGTGGCGGCTTCCAGGGGGGGACCATCGTCGGCGTCACCGTCCTCATGCTCGCCTTCGCGTTCGGCATCGAACCGACCCGGCGATGGCTCAGGAACTCCTTCCTCGTCGGCATCGTCACCGGCGGCGTCGTCATCTTCGGGGCCATCGGCCTCGGGATGATCGCGCTGGGGGGAAAATTCCTCGAGTTCGATCAGCTCTACGAGGTCCTCCACGTCAAACAGAAGTGGGGGCTCGAGGCCGTCGAGATCGGCGGTATCTCGCTGATCGTCTCGGGAGTCATCATCAGCCTCTTCTTCACGATGGCCGCGGGCTTTACGCCCGAGCGGCCGAGCGGGACCGGCGGTGTCAGCGGAACCGACAGCGCCGCCGAGGCTCCCGGCTCGCCCGATGCGGAGGTGAGCGACGATGATTGA
- a CDS encoding (2Fe-2S) ferredoxin domain-containing protein, giving the protein MKDRTEEHRERLDAHVFVCTNDRDGEYASCGAVGAEETVAAVKDWLRERDAFWTAVSVSETSCLGLCSEGGTAISIQPRNTWYSDVTPETVPELLESAFGPDAERIRDES; this is encoded by the coding sequence ATGAAGGATCGGACCGAAGAGCACCGCGAGCGCCTCGACGCGCACGTCTTCGTCTGTACCAACGACCGCGACGGCGAGTACGCGAGCTGTGGCGCGGTCGGTGCCGAGGAGACAGTCGCGGCGGTCAAAGACTGGTTACGGGAGCGCGACGCTTTCTGGACGGCCGTTTCGGTCAGCGAGACCTCGTGTCTCGGGCTGTGCAGCGAGGGCGGCACCGCGATTTCGATCCAGCCGCGAAACACCTGGTACTCGGACGTGACACCCGAGACCGTCCCCGAGTTGCTCGAGTCGGCGTTCGGTCCGGATGCAGAGCGGATCCGCGACGAAAGCTGA
- the mnhG gene encoding monovalent cation/H(+) antiporter subunit G produces MIEPIPLQTTLETVRFWAIVVMLGLGVFFTLVSTVGVIRLPDIYARAHTASQTDTLGAGFALAGVALAFGWQHAAVYTVLLLFFVFITNPTAAHAIARSAAETGVEPVLAEEGPETDETDIPAETDGETR; encoded by the coding sequence GTGATCGAACCGATCCCGCTGCAGACGACGCTCGAGACGGTCCGGTTCTGGGCGATCGTCGTCATGCTGGGACTCGGCGTGTTCTTCACGCTCGTCTCGACGGTCGGCGTTATCCGCCTCCCGGACATCTACGCGCGAGCACACACCGCGTCCCAGACGGACACGCTCGGGGCGGGCTTCGCACTCGCCGGCGTCGCCCTGGCCTTCGGCTGGCAGCACGCGGCGGTCTACACCGTCTTACTGCTGTTCTTCGTGTTCATCACGAATCCGACGGCCGCCCACGCGATCGCGCGCTCCGCCGCGGAGACGGGCGTCGAACCCGTGCTCGCCGAGGAGGGGCCGGAGACGGACGAAACCGACATCCCCGCCGAAACGGACGGTGAGACGCGATGA
- a CDS encoding CbtB domain-containing protein, with translation MTTTETVHDRIGTARDDLTTGQLLAVFAFVAALTFALLFLQEPLAHDSMHNFRHAAGVICH, from the coding sequence ATGACGACGACTGAAACCGTTCACGATCGAATCGGGACCGCGCGCGACGACCTCACAACCGGCCAGTTGCTGGCCGTCTTCGCGTTCGTCGCGGCGCTGACGTTCGCGCTGCTGTTCCTCCAGGAGCCGCTGGCGCACGACTCGATGCACAACTTCCGGCACGCGGCCGGCGTCATCTGTCACTGA
- a CDS encoding cation:proton antiporter has translation MTPSSLEDVFLVAAALFVVLAIAMFYRAVVGPTTQDRLLAVNVLGTNTVVILALLAAGLDQAWFLDVALIYALLNFLMSIAISKFTVERGGVL, from the coding sequence GTGACGCCGTCCTCGCTCGAGGACGTCTTTCTCGTCGCGGCGGCGCTGTTCGTCGTCCTCGCGATCGCGATGTTCTATCGCGCCGTTGTCGGGCCGACGACGCAGGACCGGCTGCTGGCGGTCAACGTACTGGGGACCAACACGGTCGTCATCCTCGCCCTGTTAGCTGCGGGGCTCGATCAGGCGTGGTTCCTCGACGTGGCGCTCATCTACGCCCTGCTGAACTTCCTGATGTCGATCGCCATCTCGAAGTTCACCGTCGAACGGGGTGGTGTGCTGTGA
- a CDS encoding DUF4040 domain-containing protein, translated as MSLFAYTLVAFVLATAVATTLFRDILSVIIVFGAYSLGMAILYTFLLAPDVAMTEAAIGAGVTTLLLLLTIARTTRPSTDRLRERIHLPAVVVVGAFVLLLCTAVLPEMYAVGGTETPVWSNPDVTQHYITQTYEQTKVENAVTSVLAAYRGFDTFGEAVVVFAAGVSTLLVLKREVFA; from the coding sequence ATGAGTCTGTTCGCCTATACCCTCGTGGCGTTCGTCCTCGCGACGGCCGTCGCGACGACGCTGTTCCGGGACATCCTGTCGGTGATCATCGTCTTCGGAGCCTACAGCCTCGGGATGGCGATCCTCTACACGTTCCTGCTGGCTCCCGACGTGGCGATGACCGAGGCCGCGATCGGTGCCGGCGTCACGACGCTCCTACTGTTGCTGACGATCGCGCGCACGACGCGGCCCTCGACCGACCGGCTCAGGGAGCGAATCCACCTCCCGGCGGTCGTCGTCGTCGGTGCGTTCGTGCTCCTGCTCTGTACCGCCGTCCTGCCCGAGATGTACGCAGTCGGCGGCACGGAGACGCCGGTCTGGTCGAACCCTGACGTGACCCAGCACTACATCACGCAGACGTACGAGCAAACAAAGGTCGAGAACGCTGTTACGTCCGTACTCGCCGCATACCGTGGGTTCGACACCTTCGGCGAGGCGGTCGTCGTCTTCGCCGCCGGCGTCTCGACCCTGCTCGTCCTGAAACGCGAGGTGTTCGCCTAA
- a CDS encoding monovalent cation/H+ antiporter subunit E has product MAVERLLVPLSDTVTVRQTVGYAVQSGLEATDTLELHLVVAMPYDADVPESEQYSEDAEGLLSRARNWVEEDAGGADVTIETATLGVDEYLFGPRDYAEIFDAYADEHGIDRVVLDPEYQPGVTAQMLQPLERELARIGLAYDEAPVERPARRGRLAGGSEDFDRLFATFLLSYGFYLVLGDPTYWFDLLTGAAVAGIVAVSLARVTFTVPLDRVQSPIRVVRFVIYIPYLLWEIVKANIAVSAVILRPSMPIEPTLTRVNSRVRSGLPLTALANSITLTPGTLTVRANNQQLLVHTLIPGARDDLFDGGLERAIRFVFYGRDSAAIASPRERDDAEIVGGDEL; this is encoded by the coding sequence GTGGCGGTTGAACGCCTGCTCGTCCCGCTGTCGGACACGGTGACCGTCCGGCAGACGGTCGGCTACGCCGTCCAGTCCGGACTCGAGGCGACCGATACCCTCGAACTACACCTCGTCGTCGCGATGCCCTACGACGCCGACGTGCCCGAGAGCGAGCAGTACAGCGAGGACGCCGAGGGGCTGCTCTCGCGGGCGCGAAACTGGGTCGAGGAGGACGCCGGCGGTGCCGACGTGACGATCGAGACGGCGACGCTCGGTGTCGACGAGTACCTTTTCGGTCCCCGCGACTACGCCGAAATCTTCGACGCCTACGCCGACGAGCACGGGATCGACCGGGTCGTCCTCGATCCGGAGTACCAACCCGGCGTCACCGCACAGATGCTCCAGCCGCTCGAGCGCGAACTCGCCCGCATCGGGCTGGCCTACGACGAGGCGCCCGTCGAGCGACCGGCCCGACGCGGCCGTCTGGCCGGCGGGTCGGAGGACTTCGATCGCCTGTTCGCGACCTTCCTGCTCTCCTATGGCTTCTATCTCGTCCTCGGGGATCCGACCTACTGGTTCGATCTCCTCACCGGCGCGGCGGTCGCCGGCATCGTCGCCGTCTCGCTCGCACGGGTGACGTTTACCGTGCCGCTCGATCGCGTTCAGTCGCCGATCCGAGTCGTCCGATTCGTCATCTACATCCCGTATCTGCTCTGGGAGATCGTCAAGGCCAACATCGCGGTTTCGGCCGTGATCCTGCGGCCGTCGATGCCGATCGAGCCCACGCTGACGCGAGTCAACTCCCGCGTCCGGAGCGGCCTACCGCTGACCGCGCTGGCCAACAGCATCACGCTCACGCCGGGAACGCTAACGGTTCGAGCCAACAACCAGCAGCTGCTCGTTCACACGTTGATCCCGGGGGCCCGCGACGACCTCTTCGACGGCGGCTTAGAGCGGGCGATCCGCTTCGTCTTCTACGGCCGCGACTCGGCAGCGATCGCCTCGCCGCGCGAACGCGACGACGCCGAAATCGTCGGAGGTGACGAACTGTGA
- a CDS encoding CbtA family protein, with translation MLVDYLERGVLAGAVAGIAYGAYMALVANPLIGYMETLAEGGEHGGHSHAGEHAHEAGEHAHAAGEHAHAVSEATTAAVSVGSGVLWGILLGGAFALAFYFLEPALPGRGRVKPYVLAGAGFLTVSVAPWLVLPPATPGAEQAFDPTLRSAIYAGMMAVGAITAGASIYGYGRVSARSRPLGVVTAAVPIAVLVAITAVAAPMIVEVGAMPADLVTAFRGLTVLSQAALWTLVAGCFGWLQTRAGVRSAAERRDDLLTSP, from the coding sequence ATGCTCGTCGACTACCTCGAGCGGGGCGTGCTCGCCGGGGCGGTCGCGGGAATCGCATACGGCGCCTATATGGCGCTCGTCGCGAACCCGCTGATCGGCTACATGGAGACGCTCGCCGAGGGTGGCGAGCACGGCGGCCACTCTCACGCCGGCGAACACGCCCACGAGGCCGGTGAGCACGCACACGCCGCCGGCGAACACGCTCACGCGGTCAGCGAGGCGACGACCGCCGCCGTGAGCGTCGGTAGCGGCGTCCTCTGGGGGATTCTACTCGGCGGAGCCTTCGCGCTCGCGTTCTACTTCCTCGAGCCGGCGCTGCCCGGTCGCGGGCGGGTCAAGCCCTACGTGCTGGCCGGGGCCGGCTTCCTCACCGTCTCGGTCGCGCCGTGGCTAGTGTTGCCGCCGGCGACGCCGGGCGCCGAACAGGCGTTCGATCCCACGCTCCGGAGCGCGATCTACGCGGGCATGATGGCCGTCGGCGCGATCACCGCCGGCGCGTCGATCTACGGCTACGGGCGCGTCTCGGCTCGAAGCCGTCCGCTCGGAGTAGTCACAGCGGCAGTCCCGATCGCCGTCCTCGTCGCGATCACCGCGGTCGCGGCACCGATGATCGTCGAGGTCGGCGCGATGCCGGCCGATCTCGTGACCGCGTTCCGCGGACTGACCGTGCTGAGTCAGGCCGCGCTCTGGACGCTCGTCGCCGGCTGTTTCGGCTGGCTCCAGACGCGAGCCGGCGTCCGATCGGCCGCCGAGCGCCGCGACGACCTCCTCACTAGCCCATGA
- a CDS encoding cation:proton antiporter subunit C, translating into MIDLLTSHYTYVLTFVLLGLGIYMVIASENLVKKLIGVNLFQTAIFLFFVSMAYIDADGASAPIVPHHGEPGEVMVASPLPQVIVLTAIVVGIALTAVGLALIIRIYAEYGTLREDTLREVRADE; encoded by the coding sequence ATGATTGATCTCCTGACGAGCCACTACACGTACGTGCTCACCTTCGTCCTGCTGGGACTCGGGATCTACATGGTGATCGCCAGCGAGAACCTCGTGAAGAAGCTGATCGGGGTGAACCTCTTCCAGACGGCCATCTTCCTGTTCTTCGTCTCGATGGCCTACATCGACGCCGACGGCGCGTCGGCGCCGATCGTCCCCCACCACGGCGAGCCTGGGGAGGTCATGGTCGCGAGCCCGCTGCCTCAGGTCATCGTGCTGACCGCCATCGTCGTCGGCATCGCACTGACGGCCGTCGGACTGGCGCTGATCATCCGCATCTACGCGGAGTACGGGACGCTCCGCGAGGACACCCTTAGGGAGGTGCGTGCCGATGAGTAA